atatatacatacattttttttaatagtctcTTTTGCCATGCACTGCaatgttacttttttactgtcAAATCCgaaatggtaatattgtgaaatattattgcaacttaaattaactgttttatacattcatttttacaacaagatttttttattgcacaccatttatcaaataaatttatttcattgtttaaaaatacagtaacattaaaattgtgaaataaatgttattaaataattttctatacaataatctaatattattaaactatatatatatatatatatatatatatatatatatatatatatatatatatatatatatatatatatatatattctgatgttcttgaaaaaagtctcttatgtgcTCAAAAGTCTCATggagtatttactgtatttttgatcaaataaaaacagaaaatgctgttaaattcagtttttatttatttatttattttttgtattttggttACCACAGCTGCAGGCAGTgcgcaatattattattattaaatcaaataaatgcatttattttttcacaactacaggacaattttgaaatattattgcaatttaaaactacagtttttttaatttgaatatatctttaaatgtaatttattcctgtaacgCAAAACTGAGTTTAATTTTTAGCAACATTACTCCAGTGTTTCCATTACTCCACCATTACCCCCCCCCATGTATTAACtgtatttgttactaaaatagtAACAGACAAAGATTAAATCTGTCAGAGATTGAACCACTCAGCCTGTAAGTGGTTACATGAAATCTCAttcttttttcttgtatttttgtgCCTGATGATACTTCTGCAATCTGTTCTGAACCTGACATACTGTAGCGGATTCATctaatcaatacatgaaaatgcCTTCTGCGGCCCCAGGTTCAGACTGACAGAGTTAATTAGGGAACCAAAGGACCCAATTAGTGCGGTTGGGGAGCATTTGGGGGACATATTGTGTAACTCATGCACATATTGCTCAGGGAGGCTTTAATTAAGAGAGAGGCAGCGCTCACCCGATGGCAACGCTGACCCGGTGACATCCTGTTAAACCTCACTTTCTGTCAGCAGCTCTGTGCTCAGTGACAAGCAAAACACATCTGAGAAGGGGGTCATATGTGTATATAATGTGAGGGGTCTGAGGCCTCAGATGTGTAGTTAAGCACTCCCATTAGGACTCAATCCATATGGGCTATTCTGAATTCTAATGAGGTGATAAACCCATCGTGTCAGTTCCATCATGAGCAAATTCACTTCTTGATTATGTGTAACAAAGTGACGAGACAAACTCTCTCCCATGAGACTTTAtgctatttatgttttttttttcagtcctctAAACTATGAGATAGCTAACTAAGATCCTGATTTTTGGCCAAATGTTGGCCAAAATTCTGGTagattttacatttcaatatatttttaaaaaagagaagaaaaaggaaAACTGTTTAAAACTGTTATCCTTAAATTTAGAATGTTTTTCTCATCAtcctattgaaataaataatataaaatctaattagtacacacacacacacagaaacacacactatAATATacactttatacatttattttaagttattaaatttCATGAAATATAAAGTCAAATATTTGTCAGATAAAATATCTCTAAAtctttaatatctttaaaaatagtTCTAAAGATGAAAAACATGCAAATAGTActttatagcacttatatatatataaaaaaaatatttagacattttttattcattttacaagTATATAAAATTAATCGTAATTGTTCATAGTTCTTAAATTTCATGAACTATAAAGTAAAATACGTGtcagaattttcttttatttttctgacacacacatttaataCCTACcaagttttttttacagaattaatttatttcataaattagtTTATTGTGATTATATTGTGTTTATCGCTTTTGGCGGCCCCTACAGGTCGTCAGTTTAATGACAGTCATTTTCGCGTTTCCTCACAAATCTTGAGCCTTTGCGGTTGCCTTACCAcgcagtataatttttttattttttttactaaccaatttttgcacattttctctttttagCGCAAGTTATTGATTTACATCACtattaaactaattaataaattatcCTCACTTTGTTTAACACGGTGtttatgaatattattttgaCGCTTTGGTGAGGTCAGAGTTCAGGCATTGCTGATGTCGTCATGCGCTGAAGATGGCAGACGGGTGAGTTTACAGCAAATATATGCTCACTTTGCACGATATAAATAACGTGTTGTCATTTAGCAACATTAATTTAACTCTAAAGAGTGCGTATCCGCATTAAAGAGATGTTTGTGACCTTTGTAAATGATGGGTTTTATTGGAGGATGTGAAGAAGGAAGTCAGACGGGTTTGTTTACAAAAATATCACAGAGTCATGAACAAAAACATGCATGTTACAGCCATCGTTATTAGttataatatgaatttaaacCCATCTAATATTACGTAAACAGGGCATAGATCATGTATATCACAGTAAAGGGCTAAAATGTCATGGTGAGATATTGAATGAAGGACTCATAAAGCTCGTTTGTCACAGAATGTTCCAGACTGCCATTGTTGACAGAGCTGGAGTGATTAGAGTATGATCTACTGATGATCGATTGATTATATGTCTCATTCATATGATGTACTTTTTAATATCTACATCAAATATGTCAGAGATCAAATctaaaaaaacatattgttattattatttttttaagaattatagTCACGATGatataacattgtttatttttgacAGTGTGTAAATAATCAAGTTGTAATTAATGACGTTTAAGTGCCAGAGTTTTACCAGAGGATAGTTCCTTAAAAAGAGAACTGATTCCTTAAATTACAACACAGGCCTTTTTTTTCCCCTGAAGTTATAGAGATCTAATGTACGACGGTGTTTTAGTGCCACtttggaaaaaacaaaaaaacatctaagattaagagaataaagtcgaaatgttttgagaatgaagttgaaatattacgataataaagttgaaatattaagagaataaagttgaaatgttttgagaataaagtcaaaataatctcgtaatattttgagcttattctcgaaacatttcgactttattctcgaaatattacgactttaatctcgtaatcttaGAATGATTATTTTTTCAACGTGGCACTAAAAAGCTGTCGTACTAATGATTCTGTATAACAGAAGTTACCCATATGTATCATTTGTGATGTTACTAAATGATTTGAATCACGTGTGATGGTCACAGGGAAGGAGGATGGTGGGGAGGCTGGCTGACACAGAGCTTCCAGGCCGTCAAAGACAAGGTGAGACAGATCCAGACCATAATCCAGATCAGATCCAGTGTGGACGTaacatacaatacattttaaatcatacatTTGATTTCTTGTGTAAAATGTTGTACATAATTATTGTTGACACGTAATCTGTTCATTACCATTAATCAAATTTGGTTTCAGTCCTGCctaaatttgtattaaaatgcatttgtatgtcattaaataataatttatgaaatgtatGTGCCCGTTTGGTTTCAGATCTGCCTCTATTTGGTATTTTTCATggaaatatttcatgtttattcgaatgaatatatttcaaaattaatataAGTGCTCATGAAATGAATAGTTATATGACTACTAATCATAAAATGATGGGTTGTCTCAACAGTCAGCTGAGGCATATGAGTTTATCAAGCGTGACCTGACAGAATTCTCCAGCGTGGTCCAACATGACACGGCATGCTCCGTTGTTGCAACAGCGAGCGCCATTAAGAGCAAACTGGCAGTAAGGAAACAGTTTTACAACACACcataacaatgttaattcttacCTTCTTACCTTGTTTAGTCTTCAGTGCTAAAGCTAGACATATCAACCCTTTAGTTCAGTATGTATATACAAACCCTAGCCACAAATGatagtttgctttttttttaggtTGAAAGTTCATCAGAGGCCACAGAAAAGGTGAAGAAGGGCATATCGAATATTCTGGGTGTGATCACAGACACTTTGTCCCCTCCCCCAGACATGACCATCGACTGTGACGTCATCACGCTGGTAGCCACTCCGTCAGGCACAACAGAGGTGTACGACAGCTGCAAGGTCAGCCACATCCACACATGTTAAAGAAATAATAGGttaaatacatgcatatatatttacatgtataattaAATTCATATACTGCATTTGCTCTCAGGCTCGACTCTACAGTCTTCAAGCAGACCCTGCTACATACTGCAATGAGCCTGACGGTGTGTAAATGCTTCATGTTTTAGATCTAGATCTCAAACATGGATGTTTTTTGAAGAGTTTTGAAGAGCATTCcatgtatttttctctttctaGGCCCTCCACAACAGTTCGATGCCTGGTTGTCCAGTTTCACACTGGAAGAGAGGAAAGCCGAGATCTCTGAACTGCTGGTCAACAGCCCCGCTCTAAGAGCTCTTTATGCTAAAATGGTATGATGCAACCTTTAATGAACTTCCTTACTGACCACGATTCATCTGTGCATGTTATTCCacctaataaaaacattaatttgccCGTGTTGACGTCAGGTGCCGGCAGCAGTGGCTCATTCAGAGTTCTGGCAGCGGTACTTCTATAAAGTGTTCCAGTTGGAGCAGGTACAGCAGATCTGTGTCTAATACTGACCCTTGAGTTGACATCAGGCTTATGAGcttatctgaacacacacagctcagGTGCTCAAACAACATAATGACAGGAAACTTACCAGCACAGCACTGTCTTTTGTTGAGGTTTCATATTTGCTCTAGGTGTGGTATCAAACACACATTCAGTTAGTTCAAGATTAAGATGAGAGCTCCATCTGCTGGTCATGTGTGTATATGCAGTTGTATATGCAGTATTTGGCAGCTGTTCTGTTCACACCAAAATTCAAATTTGCTGAATATTtaatcaccctcaggccatccaagatgaagatgagtttgtttcttcatcagaacaaactaaactgctgataaaaacatcacaataatccacaagaattCCTCACCCCTCCATCAGTCCATCAGTTgtcatcttgtgaagtgaaaagggTTTTTAACTACATACCTCTGCTTCCGCTAAAATatgtcctctatccataatattgcttccttCACTGAACAAATCTTGTCTGaaacaggagagaaatatacaccgatcaagcaccatttacaaatctgttctgatgaccTAATAAACTCAACTGATGAGTTTTTAttgaaaactgatattttttttattttttgggagaAACATTTCAGTTAGTCCCTCATTGTCAATACAATAATCAAAGGCCTCTTATGTAGTTCCTGTTTAAAGTTTTGTTATTCGAGATGTTTCCAGAACAGcatattctttattaaaaacaacagttgttgagagaaagaaagaaaaaaaaaaaatatatatatattgcattttttatattattattattttattattattttaagattttgttattttattgcatattttaattataaataaatctaattaattcattaacatCATTTTAAGTCACCTTGTAATTTTGGAAAGGCCCCTAATTGGTCTAAAAATGAATCTACGTAAGCAGTGCGTTGATTATagaatttaataatgtattataatagtaCCCAGTGTACAGTGTACTAGTACCCATAgccaaaaaaacacaattttcagtttaaattttttttttaaaatcaagtcAAATAATGTTCTGTTTGTGACTTCAGGCCGATATTGGGAACAAATTAAGTGTTGAAAGTTCAcctagaaatgaaaattctgttatttgctctatttatttttaaacttgcaTCCTATTTATTTACTAACTccttgtttttctaaaaaaatatatatttctattcttcttgtatttttttttatgcaattaacaaaagcaaaagagGCATcttacactagcttgctctattctttttctattctattggttttcttttattacatttttacttgCTATGTTCACTGTGTTAAACTAACTGAGACTTTTTATAGCATAGCACAACATTGCTCTTttcttgattttgattgcttctattgtcctcatttgtaagtctgctaaatgactaaaagtAGTCATTAATGTTTATTTGGTGGCATTTTAAGGGATGCACAGCTATATTTATAAAATGGCACAGTACCTTGTACCTTATTAAtctaaaatgtgtgtgtttctaggAGGAGGCCAGGAGAGTAGCACTGAagcagagagcagagcagacggatCATTCTGAGAGTCTTGGCTGGGAGGAAGAGGACGAAGAAGGTTTGGCTAAAATtagcataattttttatttttagtggaaaGTGTCAAGCATACTAGCTAGTTTAACCTTGCTGTTTATTTGCCTTAAAAGACAGCTCACAAGGTTTTATAACAGAGCATTTGTGTTCCTTTATCACcatctttcttctctctttctctaggtGAGTTTCTCGGGGCCACGTCTTCCTCTCGCTTAGATTTCACGCCACCTGTCGAAGAGGCATGTGTCCCTTCATTAACAAGAGACGCCACTCCTGAAAGCTCTTCACCCGCTCAAGTGGTGGTTTCCACCAGCAACGTAGCATCTGACGTCACTCCCTCCGCAAGCAGCGACAGCGTCAGTTTCTCCACCCAGATCGAGAATCAAGCAGACTCCGTCACCATCAGAGTCACGCAGCCATCGCCCGCTGCAGACCAGGTCTCTCAGAAACTCTCAGAGGCCAGTCTACAGGAGTCGTTCCCAGAGGAGCGACCCTCACAGACCGCCAGAGAGGACGTAGCTCAAGACCTCCGACTGTTTGAGCTCAACTCAGACAGCGGCAAATCCACCCCCTCCAATAACGGCAAGAAAGGTGAAACTGTTTTTGAATAAAGATATcgattaaacaacaacaacaactaactTTTAAACTGTAGTACATAATTTGGTATGAATGAAGTATTGAATTCTGATGTTTTgtctctcctgtgtgtttgtgcacatgcAGGATCCAGTACAGATGTCAGTGAAGACTGGGAGAAGGATTTCGATCTGGATATGACAGAAGAAGAGGTTCAGATGGCTTTGTCTAAAATAGACGCAACAAAAGAGGTTTGTTCTTCACGACAGTTAATCAAGTAAATATGATGAAGCTCTTTACACCATGTTTAGAAATAATACTATTTTACTTCTTATTTTCTGAAGATTGGATAGTTACTAAACTGTGTTCTTTTCTTCATTTGGTAGATGTTTGTATCTAAGATAAAGAATTTGTTTCACTGAGTTTAGATGTCTGGTGCATGGCCAGTTCAAAGTTCTTGTTTAAGGAGATTAGTTGATTGATGTGCGAGTAGGATGCCTCTTATAGTATGTTTTCTGTGGCTTATGAGGATGCTTTAGCATTTACAAGTCAAgtagcctttatttatatagtgctttatacaatacagattgtttcaaagcaacttAATGGTATAAAACAGAGATAGATCAAATATGCgtcaaattctgctgtaaagcagctctaataacacaatagtgtcattattcagcccCAAAACAGTTCGGTTCAATAACTGTTTAAAATCTATCAGTTATGAAACCAGGTCAGTGATAAACAGCTTTGCTAAAGAGAGCAGTGTAGATATTTATTGCAACGCAGTTCAGTGTTCAATAAGTGTCAGTGTTGCAAGATTTGTCAATTATGAACAAACTAGATTCAGCTATGAAGCAGTTCTACAGAAGACTATAGTGTTATTATTCAGCTTGATTTAGTttgcagtaaatgctgctccatctctGCAAGCGCAAGAGTCAGAGCTGCTTATAACatgattaataacaataaaagaaatGGTTTTATACCTAAAAAAATGGTTACACATCTTATAAAATATcatgttttaattgttatttttttagtattatttttttttttacagttgtatGTGCATGTTAAAAGTACCATTCCGGAAGTAAGAATGATCCTgaacaaaattaagataaatgtcttGGCATATGATGTGGTAACTGACCCATTTAGATAATGGAGTAAATGGAGTGCAAAATTGTAAGAGCAAAGAAAGACAGAGCTGTACATATTGGATTATTTCGGAAACTTTTCTGTTCCTTACATGCAGAACGAGACATTTAGACATTtgcaacctgttttttttttttttttttttacacatactgATTGGTTCTATGCAGTCAATCCATTTCGCagttctttaaactgttgtttgTTTTCGCTTGTAAACCACTGTTCACAGGCTTGCAGTGCTTTTGACCGTCTTTTGGCGAAATCAACGTGCCAGAAGTATAAGCGTGGAAAAATGGATGTCAGAAGaatgcagatcatatttattttgcgtTAGCATTAAGCTGCAGTTTCACATTACATGAATTACACTTACGAATAACAGTAAAATggtgcaaatattttttattgcgcTTGAGACAAGATTTACACCTTTACAATGTTTCTCCTGcacatgcaaatttaatttaaacttatgGTCTTATGTACACTTCCACAAATATTACCGTGTGCATGCAAATCTTTGACGTCATTTTaccttcataaaaaaaatcacattttaaatcacaaacgcaattttaaacaaaataaatattaaaattagattttttttgccaatatcttGTAGCCCTAGATGTTACTCCTTATTAAATGTTATTCAGGACcaaagtttcatttaaaaaactacAGTTTAACTTGCAATGTGGTCATAAGTTTGTCTG
The Carassius auratus strain Wakin chromosome 38, ASM336829v1, whole genome shotgun sequence genome window above contains:
- the LOC113056667 gene encoding BSD domain-containing protein 1-like; its protein translation is MADGEGGWWGGWLTQSFQAVKDKSAEAYEFIKRDLTEFSSVVQHDTACSVVATASAIKSKLAVESSSEATEKVKKGISNILGVITDTLSPPPDMTIDCDVITLVATPSGTTEVYDSCKARLYSLQADPATYCNEPDGPPQQFDAWLSSFTLEERKAEISELLVNSPALRALYAKMVPAAVAHSEFWQRYFYKVFQLEQEEARRVALKQRAEQTDHSESLGWEEEDEEGEFLGATSSSRLDFTPPVEEACVPSLTRDATPESSSPAQVVVSTSNVASDVTPSASSDSVSFSTQIENQADSVTIRVTQPSPAADQVSQKLSEASLQESFPEERPSQTAREDVAQDLRLFELNSDSGKSTPSNNGKKGSSTDVSEDWEKDFDLDMTEEEVQMALSKIDATKELEDEDWENWE